From a region of the Rathayibacter sp. VKM Ac-2804 genome:
- a CDS encoding GIY-YIG nuclease family protein yields MSSAPGRAPAPAPVCALDGCRSAAEPGAPVALCSAHLGLAHDWVAREDGVVDALASPCLVCGSRLGVRYPSGRLCAACEWRVGDAPDGELPPPRVDVVYYIRFAGRIKIGTSGNPRQRLHRLRHEELLAFERGGRPLEQHRHAQFAAERLERTEWFARSPALDRHIETVRAGEPDPWALHRRWCSEALALRTS; encoded by the coding sequence ATGTCCTCCGCCCCGGGCCGCGCCCCGGCCCCCGCCCCGGTCTGCGCTCTCGACGGCTGCCGCTCGGCCGCCGAGCCGGGCGCACCCGTCGCGCTCTGCAGCGCGCACCTCGGGCTCGCGCACGACTGGGTGGCGCGCGAGGACGGCGTCGTCGACGCCCTCGCCTCGCCGTGCCTCGTCTGCGGCTCGCGGCTGGGCGTCCGGTACCCGTCGGGTCGGCTCTGCGCCGCGTGCGAGTGGCGGGTCGGCGACGCGCCCGACGGCGAGCTGCCGCCCCCGCGGGTCGACGTCGTCTACTACATCCGCTTCGCCGGGCGGATCAAGATCGGCACCAGCGGCAACCCCCGGCAGCGCCTGCACCGGCTGCGGCACGAGGAGCTGCTGGCCTTCGAGCGCGGGGGGCGGCCGCTCGAGCAGCACCGCCACGCGCAGTTCGCCGCCGAGCGGCTGGAGCGGACGGAGTGGTTCGCCCGCAGTCCCGCCCTCGATCGGCACATCGAGACGGTGCGCGCGGGCGAGCCCGACCCGTGGGCCCTGCACCGGCGCTGGTGCAGTGAGGCACTCGCCCTGCGGACGTCGTGA
- the purB gene encoding adenylosuccinate lyase, with translation MTSLPPQPLSPLDGRYSAAVSALGEHLSEAGLNRARVHVEVEWLLALTDRRLFGSEPVEAAAAEELRRRARDFGQPEIDRLAELEAVTRHDVKAVEYLVRQWLAELGLDRIAELTHFAATSEDINNLSYALVVRRAVEDVWLPKLRSVVASLRELAVRYRDESMLSRTHGQPATPTTMGKEFAVYAFRLERVVVQLEATEYLGKFSGATGTFAAHLAADPDTDWAALAAEFVGSLGLVFNPLTTQIESHDWQAELYGKAAHANRILHNICTDVWTYISLGYFRQIPQAGATGSSTMPHKINPIRFENAEANLELSSALLDSLAQTLVTSRLQRDLTDSTTQRNIGVAFGHSLLALDNIARGLLEIDLDPRALAADLDTNWEVLAEAIQTVIRAEVVAGRSSITDPYAMLKDLTRGKRLGAEDLAGFVDGLDIGDAAKARLLALTPAGYTGLASELVDRLS, from the coding sequence ATGACCTCGCTCCCTCCCCAGCCGCTCAGCCCGCTCGACGGCCGCTACAGCGCCGCCGTCTCCGCCCTCGGCGAGCACCTGTCGGAGGCCGGGCTGAACCGCGCCCGCGTGCACGTGGAGGTGGAGTGGCTGCTCGCCCTCACCGATCGCCGCCTCTTCGGCTCCGAGCCGGTCGAGGCCGCGGCCGCCGAGGAGCTGCGCCGCCGCGCCCGCGACTTCGGGCAGCCCGAGATCGACCGGCTGGCCGAGCTCGAGGCCGTCACCCGCCACGACGTGAAGGCCGTGGAGTACCTCGTCCGCCAGTGGCTGGCCGAGCTGGGCCTGGACCGCATCGCCGAGCTCACCCACTTCGCGGCGACCAGCGAGGACATCAACAACCTCTCCTACGCGCTCGTCGTCCGCCGCGCGGTCGAGGACGTCTGGCTGCCGAAGCTGCGCTCCGTCGTCGCCTCCCTGCGCGAGCTCGCCGTCCGCTACCGCGACGAGTCGATGCTCAGCCGCACCCACGGCCAGCCCGCGACGCCGACCACCATGGGCAAGGAGTTCGCCGTCTACGCCTTCCGCCTCGAGCGGGTCGTCGTGCAGCTCGAGGCGACCGAGTACCTCGGCAAGTTCAGCGGTGCGACCGGCACCTTCGCCGCGCACCTCGCCGCCGACCCCGACACCGACTGGGCCGCCCTCGCGGCGGAGTTCGTCGGCTCCCTCGGTCTCGTCTTCAACCCGCTGACCACCCAGATCGAGTCGCACGACTGGCAGGCCGAGCTGTACGGGAAGGCCGCGCACGCGAACCGCATCCTGCACAACATCTGCACCGATGTCTGGACCTACATCTCGCTCGGCTACTTCCGCCAGATCCCGCAGGCCGGCGCGACCGGCTCGTCGACCATGCCGCACAAGATCAACCCGATCCGGTTCGAGAACGCGGAGGCCAACCTCGAGCTCTCGAGCGCGCTGCTCGACTCGCTCGCGCAGACCCTGGTCACCTCGCGGCTGCAGCGGGACCTCACCGACTCCACGACCCAGCGCAACATCGGCGTCGCCTTCGGCCACTCCCTGCTCGCGCTCGACAACATCGCGCGCGGCCTGCTCGAGATCGACCTCGACCCGCGCGCCCTCGCCGCCGACCTCGACACCAACTGGGAGGTGCTCGCCGAGGCGATCCAGACCGTCATCCGCGCGGAGGTGGTCGCCGGCCGCTCCTCGATCACCGACCCCTACGCGATGCTGAAGGACCTGACCCGCGGCAAGCGCCTCGGCGCCGAGGACCTCGCTGGGTTCGTCGACGGCCTCGACATCGGCGACGCGGCGAAGGCACGACTGCTCGCGCTGACCCCCGCCGGCTACACCGGGCTGGCCTCGGAGCTGGTCGACCGGCTGAGCTGA
- a CDS encoding low molecular weight protein-tyrosine-phosphatase has translation MTPRSPAPSAFAVCFVCTGNICRSPMAEVVLRSLAEQAGLGSVIEITSAGTGEWHLGEHADHRALDALERRGLDGAPHRARLFDPALFEEFDLVVALDHGHERALRSWARTEVDRQKIRRLLAFEPGLSPQGDVPDPYYSDAAAFDSVLALIERACRALFAQIEPGLRGNRTVRTDPRSSLQSARDPREPEGTTA, from the coding sequence GTGACCCCCCGCTCCCCCGCGCCGTCGGCGTTCGCCGTGTGCTTCGTCTGCACCGGCAACATCTGCCGATCGCCGATGGCGGAGGTGGTGCTGCGCTCCCTCGCCGAGCAAGCCGGCCTCGGCTCGGTCATCGAGATCACGTCGGCGGGCACCGGCGAGTGGCACCTCGGCGAGCACGCCGATCACCGCGCCCTCGACGCCCTCGAGCGCCGCGGACTCGACGGCGCTCCGCACCGCGCCCGGCTCTTCGACCCGGCGCTCTTCGAGGAGTTCGACCTCGTCGTCGCCCTCGACCACGGCCACGAGCGGGCGCTGCGCTCCTGGGCCCGCACCGAGGTGGACCGGCAGAAGATCCGGCGCCTGCTCGCCTTCGAGCCGGGCCTCTCCCCGCAGGGCGACGTCCCCGACCCCTACTATTCCGATGCGGCGGCGTTCGACTCGGTGCTCGCGCTCATCGAGCGCGCGTGCCGGGCGCTCTTCGCCCAGATCGAACCGGGACTGCGCGGCAACCGCACGGTCCGCACCGACCCGCGCTCGAGCCTCCAGAGTGCGCGGGACCCCCGAGAACCGGAAGGCACCACCGCATGA
- a CDS encoding phage holin family protein — MRRLLLGLVTNAVALWLTTLVVAGVRVDPYEEGPTAAVLTYLLVAVIFGVVNAVVGGVVRVVAFPLYVLTLGLVSFLVNGLLLLLTAWISGLFGFGLVVDGFWWGVLGALVLAIVNWFIGLLLRPFARDRRRD, encoded by the coding sequence ATGCGCAGACTCCTGCTCGGCCTCGTCACCAACGCCGTCGCCCTCTGGCTGACGACGCTCGTCGTCGCGGGCGTCCGCGTCGATCCGTACGAGGAGGGGCCGACCGCGGCGGTGCTCACGTACCTCCTCGTCGCCGTGATCTTCGGCGTCGTGAACGCCGTCGTCGGCGGGGTCGTCCGCGTGGTGGCCTTCCCGCTGTACGTGCTCACGCTCGGTCTCGTCTCCTTCCTGGTGAACGGCCTGCTCCTGCTGCTGACGGCCTGGATCAGCGGCCTCTTCGGCTTCGGCCTGGTCGTGGACGGCTTCTGGTGGGGCGTCCTCGGCGCCCTGGTGCTCGCGATCGTCAACTGGTTCATCGGGCTGCTGCTGCGGCCCTTCGCTCGCGATCGCCGCCGGGACTGA
- the hisC gene encoding histidinol-phosphate transaminase, whose protein sequence is MTDQQEPPVRLRPEILALPAYRQGRAASADAFKLSSNENPFDPLPSVLERVQAITDFNRYPDAAATALRTALAESYGVGIDEVIVGAGSVAVIAQLISAAAGPCDEVVHAWRSFEAYPSLITTAGATGVRIPLRADDTHDLDAMAQAITERTRLVIVCSPNNPTGTVATADDVAAFLEQVPADVLVLLDEAYAEFVGDERAVDGATLLGRHPNLVVARTFSKAYGLAGLRVGYAIGHPRILDAARSTAIPLSVTRFAETAAVASLEHREELLERVGRIAQLRDHLWQALLDQGWTIPKSEANFLWFDTREETEAAAAVFERAGVVVRAFPPEGIRVSVGEASSVDKLLTAAAEIVGTLPKGHPARRIG, encoded by the coding sequence GTGACCGACCAGCAGGAGCCACCCGTCCGCCTCCGCCCCGAGATCCTCGCTCTGCCGGCCTACCGCCAGGGCCGCGCGGCCTCCGCCGATGCGTTCAAGCTCTCCTCCAACGAGAACCCGTTCGATCCGCTGCCCTCGGTGCTCGAGCGGGTGCAGGCGATCACCGACTTCAACCGCTACCCGGACGCCGCGGCCACGGCGCTGCGGACGGCGCTCGCCGAGAGCTACGGCGTCGGGATCGACGAGGTGATCGTCGGAGCGGGGTCCGTCGCCGTCATCGCCCAGCTGATCTCGGCCGCCGCGGGGCCTTGTGACGAGGTCGTGCACGCCTGGCGCTCCTTCGAGGCGTACCCCTCCCTCATCACCACCGCCGGCGCCACCGGCGTGCGCATTCCCCTGCGCGCGGACGACACGCACGACCTCGACGCGATGGCGCAGGCGATCACGGAGCGCACCCGCCTGGTGATCGTCTGCAGCCCGAACAACCCCACCGGGACCGTCGCCACCGCGGACGACGTCGCCGCCTTCCTCGAGCAGGTGCCGGCCGACGTGCTCGTCCTGCTCGACGAGGCCTACGCCGAGTTCGTCGGCGACGAGCGCGCGGTCGACGGCGCGACCCTCCTCGGCCGCCACCCCAACCTCGTCGTCGCCCGCACCTTCTCGAAGGCCTACGGGCTCGCGGGCCTGCGCGTCGGCTACGCGATCGGACACCCGCGGATCCTCGACGCCGCCCGCTCGACCGCCATCCCCCTCTCGGTCACCCGCTTCGCGGAGACCGCGGCGGTCGCCTCGCTCGAGCACCGCGAGGAGCTGCTCGAGCGCGTGGGCCGCATCGCCCAGCTGCGCGACCACCTCTGGCAGGCGCTGCTCGACCAGGGCTGGACCATCCCGAAGTCCGAGGCGAACTTCCTCTGGTTCGACACCCGCGAGGAGACGGAGGCGGCCGCGGCCGTCTTCGAGCGGGCCGGCGTGGTCGTCCGGGCCTTCCCGCCCGAGGGCATCCGGGTGTCCGTCGGCGAGGCGAGTTCTGTCGACAAGCTCCTCACTGCGGCGGCGGAGATTGTGGGGACCCTCCCGAAGGGGCATCCCGCGAGGCGGATAGGTTAG
- a CDS encoding thiamine pyrophosphate-dependent dehydrogenase E1 component subunit alpha — translation MAATSETPTVQFLTADGRFAPTPAAEQYAPLLDGIDEAQHRSFYREMAVVRRFDIEAANLQRQGQLGLWVPSHGQEAAQVGSAFALRPQDHVFPSYREHVVAKVRGVDLLRVLALLRGVTHGGWDPADPAHGNFHLYTLVLGSQALHATGYAMGLTFDGATGTGDPEKDAAVIVYFGDGASSQGDVSEAMVFAASYQTPEVFFLQNNHYAISVPVATQSRSPLYLRSSGFGIPGVQIDGNDVLASYAVTAKHLADARSGGGPQFIEALTYRIGAHTSSDDPTKYRTDDELASWVAKDPITRFAAYLRGLGAPQSFFDEVDEEAKDFATDIRRRLLELEAPPVDVMFDHVYSEPHQPVAEQKAWLQGYEESLGGDPR, via the coding sequence GTGGCAGCCACCAGCGAGACGCCGACGGTCCAGTTCCTCACCGCGGACGGCCGGTTCGCGCCGACCCCCGCGGCCGAGCAGTACGCCCCCCTCCTCGACGGGATCGACGAGGCGCAGCACCGCTCCTTCTACCGCGAGATGGCGGTCGTCCGCCGGTTCGACATCGAGGCGGCGAACCTGCAGCGCCAGGGCCAGCTCGGTCTGTGGGTGCCCAGCCACGGGCAGGAGGCGGCGCAGGTCGGCTCCGCGTTCGCACTGCGCCCGCAGGACCACGTCTTCCCCTCCTACCGCGAGCACGTCGTCGCCAAGGTCCGCGGCGTCGACCTGCTCCGCGTCCTCGCGCTCCTGCGCGGTGTGACGCACGGCGGCTGGGACCCGGCCGACCCCGCCCACGGCAACTTCCACCTCTACACGCTGGTCCTCGGCTCGCAGGCGCTGCACGCGACCGGCTACGCCATGGGCCTCACCTTCGACGGCGCGACCGGCACGGGCGACCCCGAGAAGGACGCGGCGGTCATCGTCTACTTCGGCGACGGCGCCTCCAGCCAGGGTGACGTCAGCGAGGCGATGGTGTTCGCCGCGAGCTACCAGACACCCGAGGTCTTCTTCCTGCAGAACAACCACTACGCGATCTCGGTGCCCGTCGCCACGCAGTCGCGCAGCCCGCTCTACCTCCGCTCCTCCGGCTTCGGCATCCCGGGCGTGCAGATCGACGGCAACGACGTGCTCGCGAGCTACGCCGTCACCGCGAAGCACCTCGCCGACGCCCGCTCCGGCGGCGGACCCCAGTTCATCGAGGCGCTCACCTACCGCATCGGCGCGCACACCTCGAGCGACGACCCGACGAAGTACCGGACCGACGACGAGCTCGCCTCGTGGGTCGCGAAGGACCCGATCACCCGCTTCGCCGCGTACCTGCGCGGCCTCGGCGCCCCGCAGTCGTTCTTCGACGAGGTCGACGAGGAGGCGAAGGACTTCGCGACCGACATCCGCCGCCGCCTGCTCGAGCTCGAGGCGCCGCCCGTCGACGTGATGTTCGACCACGTGTACTCGGAGCCGCACCAGCCGGTGGCGGAGCAGAAGGCGTGGCTCCAGGGCTACGAGGAATCGCTGGGAGGCGACCCGCGATGA
- a CDS encoding alpha-ketoacid dehydrogenase subunit beta — protein MTIDTSTTTVQPPLSATQLESMSMAKALNAGLRRAMTENDRVLLMGEDIGPLGGVFRITEGLHAEFGPKRVLDTPLAESGIVGTAIGLAMRGFRPVCEIQFDGFIYPAFDQITSQLAKMTNRHEGSLTMPVVIRVPYGGHIGAVEHHQESNEAYFAHTPGLRAVSPSTPNDAYWMIQEAIASDDPVMFFEPKSRYWPKGDVDLRASAAPLHATRVVRQGDEVTVVGWGPMVSVLLQAAELAGEEGTSVEVVDLRSISPIDWEPLLASVRKTGRLVVAQEASANVSLGSEIAATVTEKAFYSLEAPVLRVAGFDTPFPPAKVEKLFLPDVDRVLEAVDRSLAY, from the coding sequence ATGACGATCGACACGAGCACCACCACCGTCCAGCCGCCGCTGAGCGCGACGCAGCTGGAGTCCATGTCGATGGCGAAGGCGCTCAACGCCGGGCTCCGCCGCGCGATGACCGAGAACGACCGCGTCCTGCTGATGGGCGAGGACATCGGCCCGCTCGGCGGCGTCTTCCGCATCACCGAGGGCCTGCACGCGGAGTTCGGGCCGAAGCGCGTCCTGGACACCCCGCTCGCCGAGTCCGGCATCGTCGGCACCGCGATCGGCCTCGCGATGCGCGGCTTCCGGCCCGTCTGCGAGATCCAGTTCGACGGCTTCATCTACCCGGCCTTCGACCAGATCACCTCGCAGCTCGCCAAGATGACCAACCGGCACGAGGGCTCGCTCACGATGCCCGTCGTCATCCGGGTGCCCTACGGCGGGCACATCGGCGCGGTCGAGCACCACCAGGAGAGCAACGAGGCCTACTTCGCGCACACCCCGGGCCTCCGCGCGGTCAGCCCGTCGACCCCGAACGACGCCTACTGGATGATCCAGGAGGCCATCGCCTCCGACGACCCGGTGATGTTCTTCGAGCCCAAGAGCCGCTACTGGCCCAAGGGCGACGTCGACCTCCGCGCCTCCGCCGCCCCCCTGCACGCGACCCGCGTCGTGCGGCAGGGCGACGAGGTCACCGTCGTGGGCTGGGGGCCGATGGTCTCCGTGCTGCTCCAGGCCGCCGAGCTCGCCGGCGAGGAGGGCACCAGCGTCGAGGTCGTCGACCTGCGCTCGATCTCGCCGATCGACTGGGAGCCGCTGCTCGCCTCGGTCCGGAAGACCGGCCGGCTCGTGGTGGCCCAGGAGGCCTCCGCGAACGTCAGCCTCGGCTCCGAGATCGCCGCGACCGTCACCGAGAAGGCGTTCTACTCGCTCGAGGCGCCGGTGCTCCGGGTCGCGGGCTTCGACACGCCCTTCCCGCCCGCCAAGGTCGAGAAGCTCTTCCTCCCCGACGTCGACCGCGTGCTCGAGGCCGTCGACCGCTCGCTCGCGTACTGA
- a CDS encoding dihydrolipoamide acetyltransferase family protein — protein sequence MTEHFLLPDVGEGLTEAEIVAWRVKVGDEVTVNQVLVEIETAKSLVELPSPFSGTVVDVLVDEGQTVDVGTPIITVQGAGSAGSEIPAMPAQPATTAPPAPSTTEPGEGSGAALVGYGTAGGHVATRRRRPSAGAAPEKPARPAAPPRPTSVPASSALPVIAKPPIRKLAKDLDVDLLEVQATGLAGEVTRDDVIRHASQASVFRNIQTPAWGDSREDRIPVRGVRKAIASAMSRSAFTAPHVSVFVDVDATRTMEFVKRLKNSPDFAGVKVSPLLIMAKAIIWAVRRNPTVNSAWTDTDILVRHYVNLGIAAATPRGLLVPNVKDAQSMSLLELAQALEKLTLDARDGKTSAADMQNGTITITNIGVFGMDTGTPILNPGEVAIIALGTIKQKPWVVDGEVRPRFVTTVGGSFDHRVVDGDVVSRFVADVASVLEEPALLLD from the coding sequence ATGACAGAGCACTTCCTCCTCCCCGACGTCGGCGAGGGCCTCACCGAGGCCGAGATCGTCGCCTGGCGGGTCAAGGTCGGCGACGAGGTGACCGTCAACCAGGTCCTCGTCGAGATCGAGACCGCCAAGTCGCTCGTCGAGCTGCCCTCGCCGTTCAGCGGCACCGTCGTCGACGTCCTCGTCGACGAGGGCCAGACCGTCGACGTCGGCACGCCGATCATCACCGTGCAGGGCGCCGGCTCGGCCGGATCCGAGATCCCGGCGATGCCCGCGCAGCCGGCGACCACCGCGCCGCCCGCCCCCTCCACCACCGAGCCCGGCGAGGGCTCCGGCGCCGCGCTCGTCGGCTACGGCACCGCGGGCGGCCACGTCGCCACCCGCCGCCGCCGCCCGAGTGCGGGCGCCGCTCCGGAGAAGCCGGCCCGCCCGGCCGCGCCGCCGCGCCCGACCTCCGTCCCCGCCTCCTCGGCGCTGCCCGTCATCGCGAAGCCGCCGATCCGCAAGCTCGCGAAGGACCTCGACGTCGACCTCCTCGAGGTGCAGGCCACCGGCCTCGCCGGCGAGGTCACCCGCGACGACGTGATCCGCCACGCCTCGCAGGCCAGCGTCTTCCGCAACATCCAGACCCCCGCCTGGGGCGACTCCCGCGAGGACCGCATCCCCGTCCGCGGCGTCCGCAAGGCCATCGCCTCGGCGATGTCGCGCAGCGCCTTCACCGCGCCGCACGTCAGCGTCTTCGTCGACGTCGACGCGACCCGCACGATGGAGTTCGTCAAGCGCCTCAAGAACTCGCCCGACTTCGCCGGCGTGAAGGTCTCGCCGCTGCTGATCATGGCCAAGGCCATCATCTGGGCGGTGCGGAGGAACCCCACCGTCAACTCCGCCTGGACCGACACCGACATCCTGGTCCGCCACTACGTGAACCTCGGCATCGCCGCGGCCACCCCGCGCGGCCTGCTCGTCCCGAACGTCAAGGACGCCCAGTCGATGAGCCTCCTCGAGCTCGCCCAGGCCCTCGAGAAGCTCACCCTCGACGCCCGCGACGGCAAGACCTCCGCCGCCGACATGCAGAACGGCACCATCACCATCACCAACATCGGCGTGTTCGGCATGGACACCGGCACCCCGATCCTCAACCCCGGCGAGGTCGCGATCATCGCCCTCGGCACGATCAAGCAGAAGCCGTGGGTCGTCGACGGCGAGGTCCGCCCCCGCTTCGTCACCACCGTCGGCGGCTCCTTCGACCACCGCGTCGTCGACGGCGACGTCGTCAGCCGCTTCGTCGCCGACGTCGCGAGCGTGCTGGAGGAGCCTGCGCTGTTGCTCGATTAG
- the glsA gene encoding glutaminase A, with protein MASPQDYDLDELRGRVLEERGGEVDDSIPELAAADPELCGIALALPDGTVRSSAQADVPFSIQSAVKPFLFALALLDTDGDALDRVGIEPTGEAFDALKLESGTGRPPNPMVNAGALLTAALVDGGDASGRSARILRGLSAFAGRPLDVDESVASNEHLLGDRNHALAHLMRAEGTLKLGADDAVAAYARACAVLVDAEALAVMGATLALGGVNPMTGERVVPARVARDVVSVMATCGVYDGSGRWMRAVGVPAKSSVSGALVLSAPGRLGAAVISPPLDSQGTSVRGAAASTLLSAALALHSFDPTPR; from the coding sequence ATGGCTTCTCCTCAGGACTACGACCTCGACGAGCTGCGGGGGCGCGTTCTGGAGGAACGCGGCGGGGAGGTGGACGACAGCATCCCGGAGCTCGCGGCGGCCGATCCGGAGCTGTGCGGGATCGCGCTCGCGCTGCCGGACGGCACCGTGCGCTCCAGCGCGCAGGCCGACGTGCCGTTCAGCATCCAGTCGGCGGTGAAGCCGTTCCTCTTCGCGCTCGCGCTCCTCGACACCGACGGCGACGCGCTCGACCGCGTCGGCATCGAGCCGACCGGCGAGGCCTTCGACGCACTGAAGCTCGAGAGCGGCACCGGACGCCCGCCGAACCCGATGGTCAACGCCGGCGCCCTGCTGACCGCCGCTCTCGTCGACGGCGGCGACGCGAGCGGACGGAGCGCCCGCATCCTCCGCGGCCTCTCGGCCTTCGCCGGCCGCCCGCTCGACGTCGACGAGAGCGTCGCCTCGAACGAGCACCTGCTCGGCGACCGCAACCACGCCCTCGCGCACCTGATGCGCGCGGAGGGGACGCTGAAGCTCGGTGCCGACGACGCGGTCGCCGCCTACGCCCGCGCCTGCGCCGTCCTCGTCGACGCGGAGGCCCTCGCGGTGATGGGCGCGACCCTCGCCCTCGGCGGGGTGAACCCCATGACCGGCGAGCGCGTCGTGCCCGCCCGCGTCGCCCGCGACGTCGTCTCCGTGATGGCGACCTGCGGCGTCTACGACGGCTCCGGCCGCTGGATGCGCGCCGTCGGCGTCCCCGCCAAGTCGAGCGTCTCCGGCGCCCTCGTCCTCTCCGCCCCCGGCCGCCTCGGCGCCGCCGTCATCAGCCCGCCCCTCGACTCCCAGGGCACCAGCGTCCGCGGCGCCGCCGCGAGCACCCTCCTGTCCGCCGCCCTCGCCCTGCACTCCTTCGACCCGACCCCGCGCTGA
- a CDS encoding TetR family transcriptional regulator — protein sequence MSAPAARAARRTDPHRRDRIIDACLDVIAEEGVAGTSHRRVAAAADVPLGSMSYHFAGMDELLHEAFTRFADSVAEQTLRRMTEARTPDEAREAVVDVVLHDIFGSRRELVITHELYTLAARRPEYRSITHSWMARSRAALERHVDPTTARMLDALMEGLTIHRALDEEPADDAVVREAVRRILG from the coding sequence GTGAGCGCTCCCGCCGCGCGAGCCGCGCGCCGCACCGACCCGCACCGCCGCGACCGCATCATCGACGCCTGCCTCGACGTGATCGCGGAGGAGGGCGTCGCCGGCACCTCCCACCGCCGGGTGGCCGCCGCCGCCGACGTGCCGCTGGGCTCGATGAGCTACCACTTCGCCGGGATGGACGAGCTGCTGCACGAGGCCTTCACCCGCTTCGCCGACTCCGTCGCCGAGCAGACCCTGCGGCGGATGACCGAGGCGCGCACCCCCGACGAGGCGCGCGAGGCCGTCGTCGACGTGGTCCTGCACGACATCTTCGGCAGCCGCCGCGAGCTCGTGATCACCCACGAGCTCTACACGCTCGCCGCCCGGCGCCCCGAGTACCGCAGCATCACGCACAGCTGGATGGCCCGCTCCCGCGCCGCCCTCGAGCGCCACGTCGACCCGACGACCGCCCGCATGCTCGACGCGCTGATGGAGGGCCTCACCATCCACCGCGCCCTCGACGAGGAGCCCGCCGACGACGCCGTCGTCCGCGAGGCCGTCCGCCGCATCCTCGGCTGA
- a CDS encoding sugar O-acetyltransferase: MESTDHVAEDHVAEDRLAVDHVAGDDRSNRERMLAGDLYIADDPESIRLAQRAVRLADAYHRAAIADETAARPLLEELLGSLGEDAFVKPPLFVDYGENITIGPRTFVNYHLTALDVAAITIGADCQIGPNVQLLTPTHPVEPGPRRDKLEAARPITIGDNVWLGGGVIVCPGVSIGDDSVIGAGAVVTRDIPAGVVAVGNPARVIRSVE, from the coding sequence ATGGAGAGCACCGATCACGTCGCCGAGGACCACGTCGCCGAGGACCGCCTCGCCGTCGACCACGTCGCCGGCGACGACCGCAGCAACCGCGAGCGGATGCTCGCCGGAGACCTCTACATCGCCGACGACCCCGAGAGCATCCGGCTCGCCCAGCGCGCGGTGCGGCTCGCCGACGCCTACCACCGCGCCGCGATCGCCGACGAGACGGCTGCGCGCCCGCTGCTCGAGGAGCTGCTCGGCTCACTCGGCGAGGACGCGTTCGTGAAGCCGCCGCTGTTCGTCGACTACGGCGAGAACATCACGATCGGCCCGCGCACCTTCGTCAACTACCACCTCACCGCGCTCGACGTCGCGGCGATCACGATCGGCGCCGACTGCCAGATCGGCCCGAACGTGCAGCTGCTGACGCCGACCCACCCGGTCGAGCCCGGTCCGCGCCGCGACAAGCTCGAGGCCGCACGGCCGATCACCATCGGCGACAACGTCTGGCTCGGCGGCGGCGTGATCGTCTGCCCCGGCGTGAGCATCGGCGACGACAGCGTGATCGGCGCGGGCGCCGTGGTCACCCGCGACATCCCGGCCGGCGTCGTCGCGGTGGGCAACCCGGCCCGCGTGATCCGGAGCGTGGAGTGA